A genome region from Dreissena polymorpha isolate Duluth1 chromosome 16, UMN_Dpol_1.0, whole genome shotgun sequence includes the following:
- the LOC127862074 gene encoding uncharacterized protein LOC127862074, with protein sequence MAADRSSDWNQHSDHQPFLALKTATTLVAAVWSTDSVYGLTGAMLAAVFASVTYECLSEYLLHLRRAARAKKNNSTCCGQPVVSCGEKLGQTVIHVMRVLFAYFLMLCVMTMNVWLMISVFVGAAVGHGVGKPIVANGTHDAISSHGYDSVGVSFNAARRNSKRTERSLSWRYQPINMINPDHLIRPGKRGSDSVFGDVDDRQIVRNSKLIVKPNNGDGGVNLVWLRKSSENLQSLSSEHSNMHDTKQVRHHHDSSQSCPNDILDESSKSLTDSASSSVRRFKPTSKVINDSFRSSRSTSGISRQNSSSSSLHIQVIQGSPNVSTFRSHKHSSDVNVLRAQSNSPEVTLRSGSSVNRSVSSTSGRFKPASQNIRKLTSFNGSDRV encoded by the exons ATGGCAGCAGACCGCAGCTCGGACTGGAACCAACACAGCGACCATCAACCG TTCCTCGCGTTAAAAACGGCCACTACTCTGGTTGCAGCTGTTTGGTCTACGGACTCCGTTTACG GTCTGACGGGTGCCATGCTGGCGGCAGTGTTCGCCTCGGTGACGTATGAATGCCTCTCTGAGTATCTCCTGCACCTGCGACGGGCCGCGCGGGCTAAGAAAAACAA CTCCACGTGTTGCGGACAGCCCGTGGTCTCGTGCGGCGAGAAGCTTGGACAGACGGTAATCCATGTGATGCGCGTGTTGTTCGCATATTTCTTGATGCTTTGTGTAATGACGATGAACGTCTGGCTCATGATTTCCGTGTTCGTCGGAGCCGCTGTCGGCCACGGCGTCGGGAAGCCGATAGTCGCCAACGGGACCCACGACGCTATCAGTTCCCATGGCTACGACAGCGTCGGCGTTAGCTTTAACGCCGCTCGTCGAAACAGTAAGAGGACGGAACGGTCTCTGTCGTGGCGTTACCAGCCTATCAACATGATTAACCCGGACCATTTGATCCGGCCCGGAAAACGTGGATCCGATTCTGTGTTCGGAGATGTTGATGACAGGCAAATTGTTCGTAATTCAAAGTTAATAGTTAAACCGAATAACGGTGATGGCGGCGTGAATCTTGTGTGGCTAAGAAAAAGTTCTGAGAATTTACAATCACTGTCCAGCGAACATTCGAATATGCACGACACCAAGCAAGTCCGTCATCATCATGACTCGTCCCAGTCATGTCCTAACGACATACTCGACGAGAGTTCCAAGTCATTGACTGATAGTGCTTCCAGTTCTGTTCGCAGATTTAAACCCACAAGCAAGGTTATTAATGACTCTTTTCGTTCATCTCGGAGTACTAGTGGAATTTCTAGACAAAACTCGTCCTCTAGTTCTCTCCATATTCAAGTGATTCAAGGCTCACCAAATGTGTCAACATTTCGTTCGCACAAACATAGCTCGGATGTGAATGTTCTGCGCGCGCAATCTAATTCGCCGGAAGTGACACTAAGAAGTGGTAGTTCAGTGAATCGAAGCGTGTCGTCTACCTCTGGTCGATTCAAACCAGCCAGCCAAAACATACGGAAACTTACATCATTTAATGGCAGTGACCGCGTATAA
- the LOC127862954 gene encoding uncharacterized protein LOC127862954, with amino-acid sequence METLRRIAASNRAAILSELDLNKDILGQLSKVDMLNITECVKLQQTEDHAARNALFLDLILTKESDSVYTTLVECLLRSGQTSTMRLLMDVKEEMIILSQMQSQLQDEMKTMAVFLSREERRAGIYITEAEIESDNDAPAINEQQVWVNVQKTLKHSFQQLSRCKAVIEKLHEDCETVAKQNTDIVEQTKECDAKIKSVLSVGRKSAKLNSVPKKTQDLFGNLMDDIEQLVKTRRKVLDQETEGKRHSTRIVRQCRDWIEGRAVALQKLAAVPPPGTFRSFDVPGDAEMTVKVKRPAPPAPRASDNGIMSILDALKLLELELQDYIHKEVIVTDKYRSELRFKQLQRRIQGFNIHGISDVESALDNMEKEPEHFHDHLTLVKSCISEINREYSECLGFLNRACPTVDIKDPVNGTTNNGSLPKGVKHDSKPVPKNWPSNFKSKQSLGSKLSRSMDNNLQAIGREKTEPNQLLERLKSLVAKHDELKSEDLTVGNKYRAEMSKKKRDAEIVLQKKDDQIMRLQTDIKEAVAEMEKYKKLYNDTKIGFQRNHENQKTKATD; translated from the exons ATGGAAACGCTGCGGCGCATTGCAGCCTCCAACAGAGCCGCCATTCTGTCTGAGCTTGACCTTAACAAGGACATATTAGGGCAGCTCTCCAAAGTGGATATGCTCAACATAACAGAATGCGTTAAATTACAG caaACAGAAGACCATGCCGCCAGGAACGCTCTATTTCTGGACCTAATCCTGACTAAGGAAAGTGATTCGGTCTATACAACCCTCGTAGAATGTCTACTGCGCTCAGGACAGACATCAACCATGCGACTCTTAATGGATGTCAAAGAGGAAATGATTATTCTGAGTCAAA TGCAGTCGCAGTTGCAAGATGAGATGAAGACAATGGCCGTTTTTCTATCGAGGGAGGAACGACGCGCTGGTATTTACATAACGGAAGCCGAGATAGAGTCAGACAATGATGCGCCGGCAATCAACGAGCAACAGGTCTGGGTGAATGTTCAGAAGACGCTAAAACATTCTTTTCAGCAACTAAGCAGATGCAAAGCTGTCATCGAGAAATTACATGAGGACTGCGAAACCGTTGCTAAACAAAATACGGATATCGTAGAACAAACCAAAGAATGCGACGCAAAAATAAAAAGTGTGCTTTCAGTTGGTCGGAAATCTGCAAAACTTAACAGCGTACCTAAAAAGACCCAGGACTTATTCGGTAATTTAATGGATGATATTGAACAATTAGTTAAAACGAGACGAAAAGTGTTAGACCAAGAGACTGAAGGAAAGAGACACTCGACGAGAATAGTTCGACAGTGCAGGGACTGGATAGAAGGCAGAGCTGTAGCCCTTCAGAAACTAGCTGCAGTACCACCTCCAGGGACCTTCAGGAGTTTTGATGTTCCCGGGGACGCAGAAATGACCGTGAAGGTCAAGCGACCGGCACCACCGGCACCAAGAGCATCTGACAACGGCATTATGTCCATTTTAGATGCGCTGAAACTACTGGAGCTTGAACTTCAAGACTACATACACAAAGAGGTTATTGTCACCGATAAATATCGGTCCGAGTTAAGATTTAAACAGTTACAGAGAAGAATTCAGGGGTTTAATATACATGGGATAAGTGATGTGGAGAGTGCGTTGGATAACATGGAGAAAGAACCGGAGCATTTTCATGACCATTTGACACTTGTAAAATCATGCATATCAGAGATAAACAGAGAGTATAGTGAGTGTCTAGGCTTTCTTAACAGGGCTTGTCCAACTGTTGACATAAAGGATCCAGTAAATGGTACAACTAACAATGGCTCGTTGCCGAAAGGTGTGAAACATGATAGTAAGCCAGTTCCAAAAAATTGGCCATCAAATTTCAAAAGTAAACAGTCTTTGGGTAGTAAATTAAGTAGAAGCATGGATAACAATTTGCAAGCAATAGGTCGAGAGAAGACCGAACCAAATCAATTGTTAGAAAGATTGAAGTCACTCGTAGCAAAACACGACGAGTTGAAGAGTGAAGATCTCACAGTAGGAAATAAGTACAGAGCAGAAATGTCCAAAAAGAAGAGGGACGCGGAAATTGTCCTGCAAAAGAAGGATGACCAAATAATGAGACTACAAACTGATATTAAGGAAGCGGTGGCTGAAATGGAAAAGTACAAGAAATTATATAATGATACCAAAATTGGGTTTCAGCGAAACCACGAAAATCAGAAAACAAAAGCTACcgattaa